A stretch of Halogeometricum sp. S1BR25-6 DNA encodes these proteins:
- a CDS encoding DUF6166 domain-containing protein encodes MSWTSDSQPSGASHTSDETGVVYVGYRQRGRAIVEKYPGREPLTPDRSLKLADHSPSGFEWGYRGSGPAQLALALLLDYTDDEDVALAEYMAFKDEVVSRLECSGPKQRWRLTGHEIDTALRETVDESVAPTVK; translated from the coding sequence ATGAGTTGGACAAGTGATTCACAGCCATCTGGAGCGTCACACACTTCGGATGAGACCGGCGTCGTCTACGTCGGCTACCGACAGCGAGGCCGCGCAATCGTCGAAAAGTATCCTGGCCGCGAACCGCTGACCCCAGATCGGAGTCTCAAGCTGGCGGACCACAGTCCCTCGGGCTTCGAATGGGGATACAGGGGGAGTGGCCCAGCGCAACTCGCGCTCGCCCTCCTGCTCGATTACACCGACGACGAGGACGTCGCACTGGCGGAGTACATGGCGTTCAAGGACGAAGTAGTGAGCCGATTGGAGTGTAGTGGTCCCAAACAGCGCTGGCGACTCACAGGACACGAGATAGATACGGCCCTTCGTGAGACAGTCGACGAATCAGTCGCACCGACCGTCAAATGA
- a CDS encoding DUF7567 family protein: MSLDVIDRHSEALFEFLWCPVCGREVFSHIPFEGVFCKHCNTQVELQESQDDRGYEEAVLVCFDTDTTWNLHVDEKLRRDLPDGSARVKILGAPRAYKVDWWSPKPDEGWEPVERGEFDDVEEPAEVSHLA, translated from the coding sequence ATGAGTCTGGACGTCATCGACCGTCACAGCGAAGCACTGTTCGAGTTCCTCTGGTGTCCGGTCTGCGGGCGCGAGGTGTTCAGCCACATCCCCTTCGAGGGCGTGTTCTGCAAGCACTGTAACACACAGGTGGAACTCCAAGAATCACAAGATGATCGTGGCTACGAGGAAGCTGTCCTCGTCTGCTTCGATACCGACACGACCTGGAATCTCCACGTCGACGAAAAACTTCGTCGCGACCTGCCTGACGGGTCGGCGCGGGTGAAGATCCTCGGCGCACCGCGCGCTTACAAGGTCGACTGGTGGAGCCCAAAACCGGACGAAGGCTGGGAACCTGTCGAGCGCGGCGAGTTCGACGACGTCGAAGAACCTGCTGAGGTGTCTCACTTGGCCTAA
- a CDS encoding SWIM zinc finger family protein: MNQRLPADFEPTSRVLKRAQYEAFAFSVLDRDIRVRNESYENPANHEYLVTVVDGIPATCECPADATYEGPCKHRVAVAIRPRILELVTKVQVAADGGTTANDRCEPAESDQCDCDELNDELPCWDCVRTGRKTLPKK; the protein is encoded by the coding sequence ATGAATCAAAGACTACCCGCAGATTTCGAGCCGACGAGTCGCGTGCTGAAACGAGCACAGTACGAAGCCTTCGCGTTTTCAGTTCTCGACAGAGACATCCGAGTTCGGAATGAGAGCTACGAAAACCCAGCAAACCACGAGTACCTCGTCACCGTTGTCGACGGTATTCCGGCTACTTGTGAGTGCCCCGCCGACGCTACGTATGAGGGCCCCTGCAAACACCGAGTCGCTGTCGCGATTCGGCCCCGAATTCTTGAGCTCGTGACGAAGGTGCAGGTCGCGGCAGACGGCGGAACTACAGCTAACGACCGATGCGAACCTGCTGAATCGGATCAATGTGACTGCGACGAACTCAATGACGAACTTCCCTGCTGGGACTGCGTTCGGACTGGTCGGAAGACACTTCCTAAAAAGTAG
- a CDS encoding winged helix-turn-helix domain-containing protein, translating to MTETWDDVNEQVKADWKDDTTPFERVYEIIEQTHDGQSAAEIANRALVSEPTARRHCKSLVNTGFAETEPDGQTTLYRRNSDRILMSRIRELREETNRTELLEGIKEMKAEVRRYENRYDVVSPEELAQQLDADETEGWDDLTAWRTTRQNLAVAQAALAYDEASHQLAV from the coding sequence ATGACCGAGACGTGGGATGACGTCAACGAGCAGGTCAAAGCGGACTGGAAAGACGACACCACGCCATTCGAGCGGGTATACGAAATCATTGAGCAGACTCACGACGGACAATCGGCAGCCGAGATCGCCAACCGTGCCCTCGTGAGCGAGCCGACGGCCCGGCGTCACTGCAAGTCACTCGTGAACACAGGCTTCGCCGAGACGGAACCAGACGGTCAAACGACATTGTACCGTCGCAATAGCGACCGGATTCTGATGTCCCGGATCCGGGAACTCCGCGAGGAGACGAATCGGACAGAGCTGCTTGAGGGCATCAAGGAGATGAAAGCCGAGGTTCGTCGCTACGAGAATCGCTACGACGTAGTGTCACCCGAGGAGCTCGCCCAGCAACTTGACGCCGACGAAACGGAGGGCTGGGACGATCTCACTGCGTGGCGGACGACGCGACAGAATCTCGCGGTCGCCCAAGCAGCACTCGCCTACGACGAGGCCAGTCACCAGCTCGCTGTATGA
- a CDS encoding DUF7389 domain-containing protein, with amino-acid sequence MSDHTQQPRADAESTQNCEYQAPTEYVERSDVGVSLTVKLKRGTGTRDQDEVIAKAKGKTLEDAREDMETLREYMHDLAEDARQIQPGEDDE; translated from the coding sequence ATGTCAGACCACACCCAGCAGCCTCGCGCAGACGCAGAATCAACACAGAACTGTGAGTACCAGGCACCAACCGAGTACGTCGAGCGAAGCGATGTCGGCGTCTCACTCACCGTGAAGCTCAAACGCGGAACTGGTACCAGGGATCAGGATGAGGTGATCGCGAAAGCGAAAGGTAAGACGCTCGAAGACGCCCGGGAGGACATGGAAACGCTTCGGGAGTATATGCACGACCTCGCCGAAGACGCCCGTCAAATCCAGCCGGGGGAAGACGACGAATAA
- the mntA gene encoding type VII toxin-antitoxin system MntA family adenylyltransferase antitoxin codes for MSKGDEDSALFASLEESACPDPDVEFVVAFGSQVTGEATDASDFDIAVKFSDDLSSSERFEKRCFLSGDLQQEEWPFIDISDIETLPLDIAHDAVNGTLVCGDKDAFEQFRIDIEATFGDQRDDLRRQQRAVIDRIAEDGLRG; via the coding sequence ATGAGCAAGGGCGACGAGGATTCGGCACTGTTCGCCTCGCTTGAAGAGTCGGCGTGCCCCGACCCGGACGTCGAGTTCGTGGTCGCGTTCGGGTCCCAAGTCACCGGAGAGGCGACTGACGCATCCGATTTCGATATCGCCGTCAAATTCTCCGACGATCTCTCGAGCAGCGAACGATTCGAAAAGCGGTGTTTCCTGTCGGGAGATCTTCAGCAAGAGGAATGGCCATTCATCGACATCTCGGACATTGAAACGCTTCCTCTCGACATCGCGCACGACGCTGTCAACGGGACGCTCGTCTGCGGTGACAAGGACGCGTTTGAGCAGTTCAGGATAGACATCGAAGCGACGTTCGGTGACCAACGTGACGACCTTCGCCGCCAGCAGCGTGCCGTGATCGACCGGATCGCGGAGGACGGACTGCGTGGCTGA
- a CDS encoding helix-turn-helix domain-containing protein, whose product MSTSGPAPTDIDRVRERLNVVTQETRFSLLQDILGHPSQLSTLKELDYVNPSKSQTTIRQHLQQLADAGIVETATLPKDRRRNNLPYKFYGISDDGRAFLDEHGLLRAEETLQSVYERVEKTDQIKRYETAPRPER is encoded by the coding sequence ATGAGTACGTCTGGCCCGGCGCCGACCGATATCGACCGCGTCCGAGAACGGCTGAACGTCGTAACGCAGGAAACGCGATTCTCGCTCTTGCAGGATATTCTCGGCCATCCTAGTCAGCTCTCGACGTTGAAAGAACTCGATTACGTGAACCCGAGCAAGAGCCAAACGACGATCCGCCAGCATCTCCAACAGCTGGCTGACGCGGGTATCGTCGAGACAGCCACACTCCCGAAAGACCGACGTCGGAACAACCTCCCCTACAAGTTCTACGGGATCAGTGACGACGGGCGAGCGTTCCTTGACGAACACGGGCTACTGCGAGCCGAAGAGACACTTCAGTCGGTCTACGAGCGCGTTGAGAAGACCGACCAGATCAAGCGGTACGAGACCGCACCACGGCCGGAACGGTAG
- a CDS encoding DUF7568 family protein — MPRITNWTWENRTPSLAYRNTETGARAVLHCAPDSYRYKWRAAILVDGYPVWSCGFETKQTTAFRDALRDRPTSKLSCPECPNDDVLVGEKAADGAKVQRWFDCPDCGYEGRSKVVYGAER; from the coding sequence ATGCCCCGAATCACCAATTGGACATGGGAGAATCGAACGCCGTCGCTCGCGTATCGAAACACCGAGACTGGAGCCCGAGCCGTTCTCCACTGTGCACCGGACTCCTACCGGTACAAGTGGCGGGCAGCAATCCTCGTCGACGGCTATCCGGTTTGGTCATGCGGCTTCGAAACGAAGCAGACGACAGCCTTTCGGGACGCTCTTCGAGACAGACCAACTTCCAAGTTGAGCTGCCCTGAGTGCCCGAACGACGACGTTCTCGTCGGTGAGAAAGCAGCTGACGGAGCGAAGGTACAGCGCTGGTTCGACTGTCCTGACTGTGGCTACGAAGGTCGCTCGAAGGTCGTCTACGGCGCTGAACGCTGA
- the hepT gene encoding type VII toxin-antitoxin system HepT family RNase toxin, whose product MADTRVVSIKLEQIEQYHGELTEKQKTLSRDEFLQNTTEQRAVERMFENAIQACSDLAQHIATRDFGYDGSTAKEAIRVLFREGVIEEQTMTTLVSAVGFRNVLAHEYGHVDVEEVYETLQTGLTVYDTYSQQIASWVRDQA is encoded by the coding sequence GTGGCTGATACGCGAGTCGTCTCGATCAAACTCGAACAGATCGAGCAGTACCATGGCGAACTGACTGAGAAGCAGAAGACGCTGTCTCGCGACGAATTTCTCCAGAACACAACTGAACAGCGTGCTGTTGAGCGGATGTTCGAGAACGCTATCCAAGCGTGTTCCGACCTCGCCCAACACATCGCAACACGCGATTTCGGATACGACGGAAGTACCGCTAAGGAAGCGATCCGTGTCCTGTTCCGAGAGGGCGTTATCGAGGAACAGACGATGACGACGCTCGTCTCCGCGGTCGGGTTCAGGAACGTTCTCGCACACGAGTATGGGCATGTCGATGTAGAAGAGGTGTACGAAACGCTTCAAACAGGACTCACGGTGTACGATACATACAGTCAACAGATCGCCTCGTGGGTTCGGGACCAAGCGTAG
- a CDS encoding ParA family protein, with translation MSESPRGWGATPSTGIPTIAFGNQKGGTGKTTATINSAAALATRDHNVLAIDMDPQADMTKGLGLGPGDDNDPSSPKNDLPNTLVSDDANLLDVLVDNPRTHDTRLSEIVIETGEYDHLNFDLIPSHKDMGLARDWMDDASARLSLKLALEGMVDDGYDYDFILIDCPPDLSVLTDAAFIAAQNVFLAAQTQATSRDALDDLWDQLESIEDNQQIEIAIVGLLANMYRDDGQSKKFLNAFDESFASMAPIFKLPMRVAIQRAWDNGRDIFEWEDPNDQQVERDVFLEIAETMERAFDKTQVEA, from the coding sequence ATGAGCGAGTCACCTCGTGGATGGGGCGCTACACCCTCGACTGGCATCCCCACAATCGCCTTTGGAAATCAGAAAGGCGGGACCGGGAAGACAACGGCTACCATCAACAGCGCAGCAGCACTTGCTACTCGCGACCACAACGTTCTCGCGATCGATATGGACCCACAAGCCGACATGACGAAGGGACTGGGGCTGGGTCCAGGCGACGATAACGACCCTTCGAGTCCGAAGAACGACCTCCCCAACACCCTAGTCAGCGATGACGCAAACCTCCTCGACGTACTCGTTGATAACCCACGTACACACGATACTAGACTGTCGGAAATCGTAATCGAAACCGGAGAGTACGACCACCTGAACTTCGACCTAATTCCCAGTCACAAAGACATGGGTCTGGCACGAGACTGGATGGATGACGCCAGCGCTCGTCTTTCGCTGAAACTGGCCCTCGAAGGAATGGTCGACGACGGCTACGACTACGATTTCATTTTGATCGACTGCCCTCCAGACCTCTCTGTCTTGACGGACGCGGCGTTCATCGCGGCGCAGAACGTCTTCTTGGCCGCGCAGACCCAAGCAACATCACGAGATGCGCTGGACGACCTGTGGGACCAGCTGGAATCCATCGAGGACAATCAGCAGATCGAGATTGCAATCGTCGGACTGCTGGCGAACATGTATCGAGACGACGGTCAGTCGAAAAAGTTCCTCAACGCCTTCGACGAGTCGTTCGCGTCGATGGCACCGATTTTCAAACTTCCGATGCGGGTGGCGATTCAGCGTGCATGGGACAACGGACGAGACATCTTCGAATGGGAGGATCCGAACGACCAGCAAGTAGAGCGTGACGTCTTCCTAGAGATTGCAGAGACGATGGAACGAGCGTTCGACAAGACGCAGGTGGAGGCGTAA
- a CDS encoding transcription initiation factor IIB: MATRDIYESGFDEDVPTDNTTACPECNGRVRTNSIETACEDCGLVIDEQQIDHGPEWRTFDDDESSSKRTGAPLTVARHDRGLSTEIGRWRDASGTQLSARKRRQLGRLRREQRRGRWRSKSERNLAHGLGEVRRIASALGVSETVRDQACQLFRSAKDENLLLGRSIEAIAAASVYGACRCNDSRVTRGEVAERAQVKRSRVVNAYKTLNTELGLPVTPVTPQSLIPQLSSQLAVEGAVRRRALELAELAHGSAIANGRQPAGVAGACLYIASQECGQGFRQTDIAEVAGTTAATLRSRRDELSTIIDSDASA; this comes from the coding sequence ATGGCAACGAGAGATATCTACGAGAGCGGTTTCGACGAAGACGTACCGACAGACAATACGACAGCGTGTCCGGAGTGCAACGGGCGAGTCAGAACGAACTCAATAGAGACAGCCTGTGAAGACTGCGGACTCGTTATCGACGAACAACAAATCGACCACGGACCAGAGTGGCGGACGTTCGACGATGATGAGTCCTCCAGTAAACGAACAGGTGCTCCGCTCACCGTTGCACGTCACGATCGCGGTCTTTCGACTGAAATCGGACGCTGGCGAGACGCGAGTGGAACCCAGCTCTCAGCACGAAAGCGCCGACAGCTCGGCCGACTGCGTCGAGAACAGCGCCGGGGTCGGTGGCGGTCGAAAAGCGAGCGGAATCTCGCGCACGGCTTGGGCGAAGTTCGTCGGATCGCAAGCGCGCTGGGAGTCTCAGAGACGGTTCGTGATCAGGCGTGTCAGCTTTTCAGAAGTGCCAAAGACGAGAATCTCCTGCTTGGTCGGTCGATCGAAGCGATCGCCGCAGCGAGCGTGTACGGCGCGTGTCGGTGCAACGACTCGAGAGTGACGCGAGGCGAAGTCGCTGAAAGAGCACAGGTCAAGCGAAGTAGAGTCGTGAACGCCTACAAGACGCTGAATACAGAGCTGGGACTGCCCGTCACTCCGGTTACACCGCAGTCGCTCATCCCGCAGCTGTCTTCGCAGTTAGCGGTCGAGGGTGCTGTCCGGCGGCGAGCACTCGAACTCGCAGAGCTGGCGCACGGTTCGGCCATCGCGAATGGGCGTCAGCCAGCAGGGGTTGCTGGCGCTTGTCTCTACATCGCTTCTCAAGAGTGCGGGCAGGGGTTCAGACAAACTGATATCGCGGAAGTTGCTGGAACAACCGCAGCGACGCTTCGTTCCCGACGTGACGAACTCTCGACGATAATCGACTCAGACGCCTCGGCGTAA